The DNA sequence AATCCTCTCGGAATGACGCAGCTGCAAGTGATGCAGATGCTGCCCACGGCCGGCAAGCTCGGACTGGCCGCGCGCGCCGCGCGCACGCGGGCATCCGGCGCAGAATTCCGCGCACGCGACGTCGCGTGGGAGGTCCGGGCCGCGGTCGCGGCGGCGTTCTATGAGCTGTATCGCGTGGAGCGTGCCGTGGCGATTGCCCGCGAGACGCGCCAGTTGATGGAAAACGTCGCTGCGGTGGCCGACGCGATGTATCGGGTGGGCGAGGCGCCACAGGCCGACGTGCTCCGGGCGCGTGTTGAAGTGGCCCGAATGACGGAGGAGATCGTGGTGATGGAGGCGATGCGCCAGGTGGCCCTCGCACGCCTCGGCGGACTGCTCGATCAGTCCTTCGACGATGCGACCCCGCCAGCAGCCCTGCCCTTGTTCCCGGCTGAGCTCCCCCCGCACACTGACCTAGAGGCGGCGGCGCTCGTGAGTCGCCCGATGTTGCTCGCCGGTGATGCGGAGCTCGCAGCGGCAGACGCCAGCCGCACGCTCGCGTACCGCGAGCTGTTCCCCGATGTCGAAATCGGGCTGCAATACGGACAACGAGCCGGGGCGATGGGGCCGGAACGGATGGGGAGTCTGATGTTGGGCACCTCAGTACCCATCTTCGCGCGCCAGCGCCAGCTCCCAATGCGCGCCGAGGCGGATGCAATGCGAGAGATGGCCGCCGCCGATCTGCGTGCGATGCGCGCCGAGACCCGCGCCCTGCTTGGGGCGGCATACGCCGAATGGCAGCGTGCGCGCAACCTCCAACGGCTGTACCGCAGCACCGTGCTCCCCCAAGCCCGCGCGTCGGTAGAGGCCGCGCTGGCGTCGTATCGAGTCGGTGGCGTGAACCTGATGACGCTGCTCGACAACCAAGCGACTGTGAATCGCTACGAGCAGGAACTGGCGGCCCTCGAAGCGATGGAAGGCATGGCACTTGCGGAGCTTGAGATGCTGATGGGGCGTGAACTCTTCGACGCAAATCGTCGTGCCGACTCACCGAGGGAGCAAGAATGACGGAGTCAACCACAGGTATGTCGTGGCGGGGCTTCATTGCGGCCGCCGCCGTGCTCGCTGCCACCGCCGGAGTGGCGTGGTTTGCCACGCGCGGTTCAACGGACACGGCGGAGTCCGGCGGTCACGCGCACGGCGCAGGCGCACCAGTCGGGGTGGGCGGCCCGGTGATGCTCGACTCCGCGCAGGCCGCGCGGATAGGCGTGACGTTCGCGGTCGCGCAGCGCAGTCCGATCGTGCGGGAGGTGCGGAGTGTAGGGCAGGTGGCGTTCGACGAGACGCGCGTCCGAACCGTGAGTCTCAAATTCGATGGCTGGGTGGAGCGGCTCTATGTGGACTTCACCGGCCGCGCGGTGCGTGCCGGCGAACCGCTGCTCGTCACCTACGCGCCGATGCTGGCCAGCGCGGAGGAGGAACTGGTGTTGGCGCACCAGTTGCTGCGCGATGTGCAGGGCGCCGACAGTGCCACGCGACGCGGCGCCGAGCGGATGCTGATCGGCGCGCGGGAAAGACTGCGCAATTGGGACGTACCCGCCGAGGAAATCGCACGCGCGGAGGAGTCGGGCGAGAGCCGCCGCACGTTGGAGATTCGGGCGCCCTACGACGGCGTGGTCATCGAGAAACTCGTGAACGAAGGCCAGCGCGTGATGGCGGGCGATCCACTGCTGCGCATTGCAGAGCTGCGTCGGGTGTGGGTGGAGGCAGAAGTGTTTGAGCAGGATGTCGCACTCGTACGCCTCGGGCAGCGCGTGACGGTGGAGCTCGACGCGTTCGCGGGCCGCCCGCGCTCCGGACCGATCGTCTTCCTGCAACCCACGGTGGATCCGGAGACGCGAACGCTGCGCGTGCGCGTGGAGCTCGATAACGCCGACGGCCAGCTACGCCCTGGGATGTACGCGACCATCCGCGTGCGGGCGACGGGTTCCGGGGCTGTGGTGCACGTGCCCCGTTCCGCCGTGCTTTCCACTGGACGCCGTGACATCGTATTCGTGCGGATGGACGACGGAATGCTCGAACCGCGGCAGGTGGTGCTCGGCATTGCCTCCGACGATCGCGTGGAGATTCGGTCGGGCCTTGCAGTGGGCGAGACCGTCGTGTCGTCCGCGACGTTCCTTGTGGACGCGGAGTCGAATCTGGGCGCGGCGCTCGGCGCGATGGCGGGCATGCCGGGAATGGAAGCGCCGACACCGAGCAAGTCGGTGCCGCCGCCTCCGTCCGCTCACGATCACTGAGGCGCCGCGCGATGCTCAAACGAATCATCGAGTGGTCGGTCCGGAACATCTTCCTCGTGACGCTTGCGACGGTGGCTGCCATCGGGGGCGGTGTCATCGCGCTGCAGCGCACGCCGCTCGAGGCCCTGCCCGACTTGAGCGACGTACAGGTCATCATCCAGACCGAATACAGCGAGCAGGCGCCGCAGATTGTCGAGGACCAGATCACCTACCCGATTGCGGCCGAGATGCTGAAGGTGCCGGGGGCGGAGGTGGTGCGCGGGTACTCGTTCTTCGGCGTCTCGTTCGTGTACATCATCTTTGACGACGACACCGACCTCTACTGGGCCCGTAGTCGTGTGCTCGAGTACCTGAATGGTCTCAAGGGTCGTCTCCCGGCGTCCGTGTCGCCGACGCTAGGTCCAGACGCCACCGGACTCGGCTGGGTGTATCAGTACGCGCTCGAGGACACCACCGGCCGCCTCGACCTATCTGAGTTGCGAGCACTGCAGGATTGGTATCTCCGCTATGAGCTCACCGCCGTGCCCGGCGTCTCGGAGGTCGCTACCGTCGGGGGCTACGAAAAGCAGTACCAAGTGGATCTCGACCCCGCGAAGCTTCTCGCGTATGGCATTCCCGTCACTCGGGTGATGCAGGCCATCCAGACATCGAACGCCGACATCGGCGCGATGGTCGTCGAGCTATCCGAGCGCGAGTATATGGTGCGGGGCTTGGGGTACCTCAAGTCGCTGCGTGATATCGAGAACATCGTCGTCGGGGCGACGGATCGCGGGACGCCGATCCGCGTGGCCGAGGTGGGCCGCGTGTCGGTCGGGCCGGCCGTGCGTCGCGGCGTCGCCGAGCTCGACGGTCGTGGAGACGCGGTCGGCGCCATCGTCGTGATGCGCTTTGGCGAGAACGCACTCGCAACGATTGCACGCGTCAAGGAGCGCATTGCGCAGGTGGCGCCGGCGTTGCCGCCCGGCGTCGTCCTGCGGCCCGTGTATGACCGCAGTGATCTCATCGAGCGCGCCATTGCGAACTTGCGATTCAAGCTGCTGGAAGAGAGTCTCGTGGTCGCGCTGGTGTGCATCGTCTTCTTGCTGCACGCGCGCTCGGCGCTCGTGGCGATCATCACGCTTCCGGTGGGCATTCTCATCGCGTTCATCGCGATGCGCTACGTCGGCGTTGGTGCCGACATTATGTCGCTCGGCGGCATCGCGATTGCCATTGGCGCGATGATTGACGCCGCGATCGTGATGATCGAGAATCTGCACAAGCATCTGGAGCGTGCCATCGTTGCGCGCGAGCAACCGGGCGCGGTGGAATCGCGCTGGCTCGACACGGGCACGCTCACGCGCGCCGAGCGTTGGCAGGCGGTGGTCGAGTCGGCGCAGGAAGTGGGGCCCGCGCTCTTCTTCTCGTTGCTCATCATTACCGTCTCGTTCCTGCCCGTCTTTGCGCTGGAGGGGCAAGAAGGCCGGCTGTTCTCGCCGCTCGCATACACTAAGACGTTCGCAATGGCGGCGTCCAGTTTACTGTCTGTGACGCTGGTACCCGTGGCGATGGGCCTGTTTGTACGTGGACGCATCTACCGGGAATCGGCCAATCCCGTCAATCGATGGCTGATGCGTGCGTATCACCCGCTCATCACGTTCGTGCTGCGGCATCGCTGGCCGGTGGTGATCGCTTCGGTAGCGGCAGTGATTCTGACGTGGATACCGTGGTCGCGGATTGGCAGTGAGTTCATGCCGAGATTGGAAGAGGGTACGGTGCTCTACATGCCGACGACCTTGCCCGGCGTGAGCGTGGCGCGTGCGCGTGAGCTGCTCGGCATGCAAGCCGATATCATTCGGACGTTTCCCGAAGTGGCACACGTGTGGGGGAAGGCGGGTCGGGCGAACACGGCCACTGATCCCGCCGGGCTCGATATGATCGAGACAACCATTACGCTGCGCCCTCAAGAGGAATGGCGCGCGGGGATGACCTACGACCGGCTCGTTGCTCAGATGGATTCTGCGCTGCGCGTCCCTGGCGTGACGAATGCGTGGACGATGCCGATCCAAGGCCGCAACGATATGCTCGCTACCGGCATCCGCACACCAGTGGGCATTAAGGTGTTTGGTCCTGATCTCGCGGAACTGGAGCGGCTCGGTCGCGAGATTGAGCAGGCGGTGCGGATGGTGCCCGGCACCCGCAGTGCGTTCGCTGAGCGCGCCGTGAGCGGCTATTACCTCGACATAGACATTGATCGGCAGGCGGCTGCGCGGCACGGACTCAATGTCGGCGACGTGCAAGCGGTCATCGCGACCGCGATTGGCGGCATGACAATCACGCAGACGGTCGAGGGAAGGCGCCGGTTCGGCGTGCGGGTGCGGTATCCGCAGGAACTGCGGGACTCGCCAGAGCGCTTGGCGTCGGTGCTCGTGCCGGTGGCGCACGGAGCTGGCGGATCCAGCGCCGCTGCGAGTGGAGGAATGGGCGGGATGGGAGCAGAGAACGGCGGAGGCGGCAAGAAGCCTGCGCAGGTGCCGCTGGGCCAGCTGGCGCGCATTACGCCCGTCGCGGGTCCAATGGTGGTCCGCACCGAAGGCGCGATGCCCACGGCGTGGGTGTACGTGGACGTCGTGGACCGCGACATCGGTAGCTATGTCGCGGAGGCGCAGCGTGCAGTGTCCGAACAGGTCACTCTCCCCACAGGCTACTCCGTCGTATGGAGCGGACAGTACGAGTATATGCAGCGCGCGAAGGAGCGGATGAAGCTCGTCATTCCGGCAACGCTCGCGCTGATCTTCCTGTTGCTGTACCTGAACTTCGGCAACGTCGGCGAGTCGTTGATTGTGATGCTCTCGCTGCCATTCGCGCTCGTGGGTGGGCTCTGGTTCCTCTGGGCACTGGGCTACAACTGGTCCGTGGCAGTGGCAATCGGGTTCATCGCCCTAGCTGGCGTGGCCGCAGAGACGGGCGTGGTGATGCTTATCTATCTCGATCACGCGTGGCAGGCACGCACGGCGGACGGGAGACGCGCGACCCTCGAGGAGCTGTACAGCGCCGTCATCGAGGGAGCGGTAGAGCGCGTGCGCCCAAAGATGATGACGGTCACGGCGATTATGGGCGGCCTACTGCCACTCCTTTGGGGGACGGGAGCCGGCGGTACGGTCATGCGGCGCATCGCGGCGCCGATGATGGAGGGATGGTGTCGAGCACGGTGCTGACCTTGCTCGTGATTCCGGCGGTGTACTCGCTGTGGAAGGAAGCGGGAATCACGTCCGGACCGTCAGAATCAGAAGCAGGGCTGCAAAGAGCTCGAGCTCTAACGCAGGTGCCGCAGTGAGAAGATCGGTCGCTAAGCCTGGGGAACAGCCACCGGCTTCGGGAAAGGCTTAGAACGAGAGGCTGATCTCGGAAGTCGCGACTCAGCCTCTGTCGTGGTACGCGAGCGTGTGGAAGAGCGTCGCAACACGGAAGGCCTCTCGAGCTCGGCGACACACTGAGCGCCGAGCAACACGGAATGAGGTTTGCCTACCTCTGGATCTACTGCAGCTGAGCGGCGTAGGCTGATGCGCTTCATTCGCAAACAGAGCGGGAATAAACATGTGTATGAGTGCGTGCTTCGGATTGCACAGCTCGGATGAATTCAGGCAATCAATGCAACAGCTTCGTCGAACACCTCCGCGGGCGTGCGGAAGTGTAGGGTCTTGCGCGGCCGGCCGTTAAGCTGGTCGGCGACGGCGTCGAGCTGCCGCTGCGTAACGGTGGCGAGATTCGCGCCAGTGCGGAAGTACTGCCGGAGCAGGCCGTTGGTGTTCTCGTTGGTGCCTCGCTGCCACGGGCTGTACGGATCGCAAAAGTAGACCTGCACGCCGGTGGCGACCGTGAAGCGTTGGTGGTGCGCGAGCTCCTTGCCGCGGTCCCAGGTGAGCGAGCGCGCGACGTGCGCCGGCAGCCGCCGGATCTGGCGGATGAGCGCGGGCACGACGCGGCCCGGCTCCTTGCTCTCGACCTTCACGAGGATCGTGAAGCGCGACGTGCGCTCCACGAGCGTGGCGATGTGCGTGTTGCCGCCGCCGGCGAGGAGGTCGCCTTCCCAGTGGCCGGGCACGGCGCGGTCCTCGACCTCGGCGGGCCGCGCGCTGATCGGGATGGCGTCGACGATCTGCCCGCGGCCCTGGCCCTTGCGCGTCGAGGCGCGTGAGCGCCGGACCACGCGTCCGGTGCGCAGATGCTTCAGCAGCTCCTTCTTCAGCACGCCGCGCGTCTGGACGTAGAGCGAGCGATAGATGGTCTCGTGCGACACGTGCAGCTCCGGCTCGTCGGGGAAGGCGAGGCGCAACCAGCCGCTGATCTGTTCGGGCGACCAGCGTTGCTTGAGCTTCGTCGCAATGAGATAGCGCAGGCGCGGCCGGGACGCGAGGCGGCAGGCCTTGGGGCGGCGCGCCAGCTCCCACGCGCGGCTGTCGGCGCGGATGGCGCGATACGTGGTGCGGCCGCCGTGCCGGGCGACCTCGCGGCTGATGGTCGAGGCGGCGCGGCCGAGGCGACGGCCGATGGCGCGGTAGGACTCGCCCGCGGCCAGCGCACGGGAGATGAGTTCGCGCTCCTCGAAGGACAGCGCGCGCTCCGAGCGGGCGCGGAGGCGCGGCGAGATGCCGCCTTCGAGACGGATCACGCCGTGGACGGCGCCGGGATTCTTAGCGAGGTCGGCGGCGATCTCACGGATCGAGTCGCCGGCGCGGTAGCGGCGCCAGAGCTCGGTGCGCTGCTGCCAGGTGTAGCCGTGCGGGCTGGGGATGAACATCGCAACTACCTCCATATAGAAGGAACTATGGAAGGTGTTGCATCGACCCTCTGAATCCAGTCGGCATAACGTTTGCTTCTGCTGTGGACGCTTCAATAAGAAGCAGTTGTGGGGCGGCCGCTAGGCCGTCCCATTTCCAACAGGCGGCCGCCCCGCAACTGCATCCTTAGCCGCGGCCATCGGCAGCAAGCGTCGTTATGCTGCCACGCTCTCAGGCGGACCCTATTGACTCCTTCAGGCGCAACTAACGCGGCTCCTCCACCCGTACCTCCACGCGTGTGGTCACGGGAGGCCCATACGCTGAGGTCACTTCGAGCACGAGCGTTCCGGCGCGTGTGGGGGTCACGAGCACGTCCATCGTTTCACCAGGCGCGAGCACCTGCTCTGCACTCCGCCTCACCCGCTGTGCCGACGTGTACTCGGCGCCGTCCTTCGCGACAGGGATCCACTGCAGGATCGCATCGCCCTCGAGGAGTCTCACGCGTTTGAGTGCGACCGCGCCGATGCTGATGAAGCGGATGCGATGCGTTCTGCCCGCCGTGAGGTCAATCGGAACTGGGTTCCTGCGACCGTTAATCATCGACCCAACGGGTGCGCGGATTGAGTCGGCGGTTGAGTCTGCGAGAACGACTACGCGCTCGTTTGCATCGGGCCGGTGGTCGCGCGCGCGCACAATCATCGCGCCGTAGAGCCCGCCCGTCAGCTGTGCGAGCTCACCAGCGTGAGTGTGGTAGATGAACGTGCCGGCCCGCGGCGGCGTCATATGCACGACGAACGAGTCGTCGGGGGCAATGATTGGGGCAACGCGAGTCCCGCCTCCGCTCCAGCCCGCGACGCCATCGTAGAAACTCTCAAGCTCCATCCCGTGCCAGTGGACTGCGGTGGGCTGCCGGCTTCGATTCACAACAGTGATGACCGTCGGCTCATCCTGCTGCAGTTCGAGTGTGGACCCGGGAAGCTCTACGGAATCACGTGCGGGCTCGCGCTCGTCGCGCTGCAGCACATACGCCAGTGATGGACTCCCGCGGACCGGCGCTGGGCGCTCGGTGACGAAGAGCCGCAAGCGACGCCGGGGTGTCACCTCAGGTTCCTCCGCCACCGAAGACGGGCGCACGCTAATTGCCGTGACGAGCCCCGCCATCACATCGGTGACCGTACCGTGGTTCGCGTGCGCGTTCGCCCTCGCAACCTCGCCGAGCCGAAGCGCTTCGTCGATGTGGTTGATGGTGTGGCAGTGGAAGAGCCAATTTCCGGCGCGTTCGGCCTTCCAATCAACCATCATCGTTCCACCCGCGCCCAGATATTCTGTCACCACCAGACGCGATGTGTCACCAAGTGCGGTGTCAGTGAATGGTGTGCCGCGCGACTGCACCCGAAAGTAGGTGCCGTGCAGGTGCATCGGATGGACGTGTTGGCTGAGGTTGAGCACGCGCCAACGAATCGAATCGCCTTGATTGTACGTGAGGCGTTCTGTGAACGGCCACGATTGACCGTTGATTGCGTAGACCTGTCGCGGGCCGTAGGGCGATGCAGGATTCGCGAGCGAGTCATCCCACGCGGTGATGATTAGCAGTCGCTCGCGCGCGTTCGCGACGCCTGGGTCGGTGCCCGCCGGGTCCACGATGAATGCGGCGACAAGCTGTGAGTCGTCGCGACGCCCCAGCAACGTCGGCGTGGCGGTCGTGCGCGCGAAATATGCGAAGGTCCCGACACGCTGAGCGACGAATCGCAGCTCCCGCGTCTCGCCCGGGGTAAGCGACACGGAATCTCGCGGTCCGTCGTGGTCGTGCAGACCGTGCACGGTAGCGCGCTCAGCGAGTGTATTCCGAATCGTGATGCGGAGGTGTGTGCCGGCGGGGACGCGGATCAGAGGGCCAGGCACTGTCGCTGATTCTCCCACTTCTGCAAAGGCCGCGACGTCAACATCGAGCGCGCTCGGTGCATTGGGGCGCCAAGTCAATCGCCGGAGCTCCAGCGCTAGCGAGTAGTTGTCATCGCGTAGCGTGCCCGCAATCGGACGCTGGTCGTTGCTCGTGAGATCGGCAACATAGGTGCTTGAATTGCGCGCACCGAGGGTCGACAAGACGACCAACAGGGCGAGGAATGGCGCGTGCGCTCGTGGACGCGGGCTCGGGAGCGTCATGCGACGGTCGACATCGGAGTCGGCGTCATTTGTGATGAAGGTCGGAAGCAGGTACTGGTCGTCAGTCGTGCTCCTGCGTAAGCGGCGTAGGGTCGGCATAACGTATGCTTCTGCTGTGAACGCTCCAATAAGAAGGGTTTGGCGGGGCCGCCGCAACCAGCCTAGGGCATCACGGCGGCCCCGCCAAACCCAGTCCGCACCGCGTTCATCGGCAGCAAGCGTCGTTATGCCGTGCGCGCGCGA is a window from the Pseudogemmatithrix spongiicola genome containing:
- a CDS encoding TolC family protein — translated: MTLLAVVPLDAQQGPGQIRVLAPGATREDLILGRLYAAADSANPRLRAADARARALEAQAVTTTRPPDPRLQLGWMNRELPGLGPMNPLGMTQLQVMQMLPTAGKLGLAARAARTRASGAEFRARDVAWEVRAAVAAAFYELYRVERAVAIARETRQLMENVAAVADAMYRVGEAPQADVLRARVEVARMTEEIVVMEAMRQVALARLGGLLDQSFDDATPPAALPLFPAELPPHTDLEAAALVSRPMLLAGDAELAAADASRTLAYRELFPDVEIGLQYGQRAGAMGPERMGSLMLGTSVPIFARQRQLPMRAEADAMREMAAADLRAMRAETRALLGAAYAEWQRARNLQRLYRSTVLPQARASVEAALASYRVGGVNLMTLLDNQATVNRYEQELAALEAMEGMALAELEMLMGRELFDANRRADSPREQE
- a CDS encoding efflux RND transporter periplasmic adaptor subunit — translated: MTESTTGMSWRGFIAAAAVLAATAGVAWFATRGSTDTAESGGHAHGAGAPVGVGGPVMLDSAQAARIGVTFAVAQRSPIVREVRSVGQVAFDETRVRTVSLKFDGWVERLYVDFTGRAVRAGEPLLVTYAPMLASAEEELVLAHQLLRDVQGADSATRRGAERMLIGARERLRNWDVPAEEIARAEESGESRRTLEIRAPYDGVVIEKLVNEGQRVMAGDPLLRIAELRRVWVEAEVFEQDVALVRLGQRVTVELDAFAGRPRSGPIVFLQPTVDPETRTLRVRVELDNADGQLRPGMYATIRVRATGSGAVVHVPRSAVLSTGRRDIVFVRMDDGMLEPRQVVLGIASDDRVEIRSGLAVGETVVSSATFLVDAESNLGAALGAMAGMPGMEAPTPSKSVPPPPSAHDH
- a CDS encoding IS30 family transposase, which gives rise to MFIPSPHGYTWQQRTELWRRYRAGDSIREIAADLAKNPGAVHGVIRLEGGISPRLRARSERALSFEERELISRALAAGESYRAIGRRLGRAASTISREVARHGGRTTYRAIRADSRAWELARRPKACRLASRPRLRYLIATKLKQRWSPEQISGWLRLAFPDEPELHVSHETIYRSLYVQTRGVLKKELLKHLRTGRVVRRSRASTRKGQGRGQIVDAIPISARPAEVEDRAVPGHWEGDLLAGGGNTHIATLVERTSRFTILVKVESKEPGRVVPALIRQIRRLPAHVARSLTWDRGKELAHHQRFTVATGVQVYFCDPYSPWQRGTNENTNGLLRQYFRTGANLATVTQRQLDAVADQLNGRPRKTLHFRTPAEVFDEAVALIA
- a CDS encoding multicopper oxidase domain-containing protein; the encoded protein is MSTLGARNSSTYVADLTSNDQRPIAGTLRDDNYSLALELRRLTWRPNAPSALDVDVAAFAEVGESATVPGPLIRVPAGTHLRITIRNTLAERATVHGLHDHDGPRDSVSLTPGETRELRFVAQRVGTFAYFARTTATPTLLGRRDDSQLVAAFIVDPAGTDPGVANARERLLIITAWDDSLANPASPYGPRQVYAINGQSWPFTERLTYNQGDSIRWRVLNLSQHVHPMHLHGTYFRVQSRGTPFTDTALGDTSRLVVTEYLGAGGTMMVDWKAERAGNWLFHCHTINHIDEALRLGEVARANAHANHGTVTDVMAGLVTAISVRPSSVAEEPEVTPRRRLRLFVTERPAPVRGSPSLAYVLQRDEREPARDSVELPGSTLELQQDEPTVITVVNRSRQPTAVHWHGMELESFYDGVAGWSGGGTRVAPIIAPDDSFVVHMTPPRAGTFIYHTHAGELAQLTGGLYGAMIVRARDHRPDANERVVVLADSTADSIRAPVGSMINGRRNPVPIDLTAGRTHRIRFISIGAVALKRVRLLEGDAILQWIPVAKDGAEYTSAQRVRRSAEQVLAPGETMDVLVTPTRAGTLVLEVTSAYGPPVTTRVEVRVEEPR